Proteins co-encoded in one Canis lupus familiaris isolate Mischka breed German Shepherd chromosome 36, alternate assembly UU_Cfam_GSD_1.0, whole genome shotgun sequence genomic window:
- the GORASP2 gene encoding Golgi reassembly-stacking protein 2, with translation MGSSQSVEIPGGGTEGYHVLRVQENSPGHRAGLEPFFDFIVSINGSRLNKDNDTLKDLLKANVEKPVKMLIYSSKTLELRETSVTPSNMWGGQGLLGVSIRFCSFDGANENVWHVLEVESNSPAALAGLRPHSDYIIGADTVMNESEDLFSLIETHEAKPLKLYVYNTDTDNCREVIITPNSAWGGEGSLGCGIGYGYLHRIPTRPFEEGKKISLPGQMTGTPIAPLKDGFTEVQLSSVNPPSLSPPGTTEIEQGLSGLSISSAPPAVSNVLSTGVPTVPLLPPQVNQSLASVPPMNPATTLPGLMPLPTGLPNLPALPNLNLPTPHVMPGVSLPELVNPGLPPLPSLPPRNLSGMAPLPMPSEFLPSFPLVPEVSSAASSGELLPSLPPTGSPPSDPVTTTARADAASAPAPTPTPAGDATPPTHKAPGAVEDKVCESTPTSEKPVSAVTDASASESP, from the exons gtACAAGAAAATTCCCCGGGACATAGAGCTGGACTGGAGccattctttgattttattgtttctattaaTGGTTCAAGATTA AATAAAGACAATGACACTCTTAAGGATCTACTGAAAGCAAATGTTGAAAAGCCTGTAAAAATGCTTATCTATAGTAGTAAAACACTGGAGCTGCGGGAGACCTCCGTTACACCCAGTAACATGTGGGGTGGCCAGGGCTTGTTGGGAGTGAGCATTCGTTTCTGCAGCTTTGACGGGGCAAATGAAAACGTTTGGCATGTATTG GAAGTAGAATCAAACTCTCCTGCGGCATTGGCAGGTCTTAGACCTCACAGTGATTATATCATTGGAGCAGATACAGTCATGAATGAG TCTGAAGATCTGTTCAGCCTCATTGAAACGCATGAAGCAAAACCATTGAAACTTTATGTGTACAATACAGACACTGATAACTGTCGAGAAGTGATTATTACACCAAATTCTGCATGGGGTGGAGAAGGCAG ccTAGGATGTGGCATTGGGTATGGTTACTTGCATCGAATACCAACACGCCCATttgaagaagggaagaaaatttcTCTTCCCGGACAGATGACTGGTACACCTATTGCTCCTCTTAAAGATGGGTTTACAGAG GTCCAGCTGTCCTCAGTCAATCCCCCATCTTTGTCACCACCAGGAACTACAGAAATTGAACAGGGTCTGTCTGGACTTTCTATTAGTTCAGCTCCACCAGCTGTCAGTAATGTTCTCAGTACAG gtGTACCAACAGTACCATTATTGCCACCACAAGTAAACCAGTCCCTCGCTTCTGTGCCACCAATGAACCCAGCTACTACATTACCAG gTCTGATGCCTTTACCAACAGGACTACCTAACCTACCTGCCCTCCCCAACCTCAACCTTCCCACACCGCACGTCATGCCAGGCGTCAGCTTACCAGAACTCGTGAACCCGG GTTTGCCacctcttccttccttgcctcccCGAAACTTGTCTGGCATGGCACCTCTCCCCATGCCATCCGAGTTCCTCCCGTCATTCCCTTTGGTTCCAGAGGTGTCTTCTGCAGCAAGCTCAGGGGAGCTGCTGCCCTCCCTCCCGCCCACCGGCAGCCCGCCCTCCGACCCTGTCACAACCACCGCAAGGGCAGATGCTGCCTCTGCACCcgcacccacacccacacctgcTGGGGATGCAACGCCTCCCACTCACAAGGCCCCCGGCGCTGTCGAGGACAAAGTCTGCGAATCCACCCCGACCAGCGAGAAGCCTGTCTCCGCAGTTACGGATGCAAGTGCCTCCGAGTCACCCTAA